Proteins from a single region of Diorhabda sublineata isolate icDioSubl1.1 chromosome 2, icDioSubl1.1, whole genome shotgun sequence:
- the LOC130452696 gene encoding peroxisome assembly protein 12-A isoform X1 codes for MAENAANFTFTLQNRPSILEVIAQQSLNNTLHPAFQKIALFLSTNVPYKFGWLNKYFEETFAILNGLLQYHYLTYYDASFSENFYGLKRLTSSNETLTKKHRELSLIFLVGIPYFKRKLEEKITVIRIEQAEGALKSDFESIMKKFLLFTHSTFEFVWGVFLIHNYIKYMAQSTEYQTPIYQLIDTKLVYDRNVEDQSGFWTSLFKGSLSLSQINFGIIRNGISTTLEVGAFFLQFLQVWNSQKSNYNMTDLPNVPAPMLDNKAKKYEGKCPLCLKSWTIPTVLQVSGYIFCFRCILRHLNEHQKCPVTSLPAKPLDIVRLYIN; via the exons atGGCAGAAAATGCTGCAAATTTTACATTTACTCTCCAAAACAGACCTAGTATTTTAGAAGTAATTGCTCAACAGTCGTTAAACAACACTTTACATCCTGCCTTTCAAAAGATCGCCTTG tttttatctACTAATGTACCTTATAAATTCGGATggttaaacaaatattttgaggaAACATTTGCAATATTAAATGGTTTGCTACAATATCATTATTTAACATATTATG ATGCATCTTTTTCCGAGAACTTTTATGGTCTTAAAAGACTGACTTCTTCAAATGAAACACTGACTAAAAAACATAGAGAactatcattaatttttttagtaggaATACCTTATTTTAAGAGAAAGttggaagaaaaaataacagttatCAGGATAGAACAAGCTGAAGGCGCATTAAAAAGT GATTTTGAGAGtattatgaagaaatttttgttatttacacATTCGACGTTCGAATTTGTTTGGGGGGTGTTTTtaatacataattatataaaatatatggcACAAAGTACAGAATATCAAACACCAATATATCAATTGATAGATACCAAATTAGTGTATGATAGAAATGTTGAAGATCAATCTGGTTTTTGGACGTCTCTCTTTAAAGGCAGTTTGAG TTTATCGcaaataaattttggtattaTCAGAAACGGAATTTCGACAACTTTAGAAGTGGGcgcattttttttacaatttttgcaaGTATGGAATTCACAAAAATCCAATTACAATATGACAGATTTACCAAATGTACCAGCACCGATG ttGGATAATAAGGCGAAAAAATACGAAGGAAAATGTCCTTTATGTTTAAAATCCTGGACGATACCCACAGTTTTACAAGTTTCCGG gtacattttttgtttccgGTGTATATTGAGGCATTTAAACGAGCATCAAAAATGTCCGGTGACTAGTCTTCCAGCTAAACCACTTGATATTGTGAGATTgtatattaattaa
- the LOC130452696 gene encoding peroxisome assembly protein 12 isoform X2: MAENAANFTFTLQNRPSILEVIAQQSLNNTLHPAFQKIALFLSTNVPYKFGWLNKYFEETFAILNGLLQYHYLTYYVGIPYFKRKLEEKITVIRIEQAEGALKSDFESIMKKFLLFTHSTFEFVWGVFLIHNYIKYMAQSTEYQTPIYQLIDTKLVYDRNVEDQSGFWTSLFKGSLSLSQINFGIIRNGISTTLEVGAFFLQFLQVWNSQKSNYNMTDLPNVPAPMLDNKAKKYEGKCPLCLKSWTIPTVLQVSGYIFCFRCILRHLNEHQKCPVTSLPAKPLDIVRLYIN; this comes from the exons atGGCAGAAAATGCTGCAAATTTTACATTTACTCTCCAAAACAGACCTAGTATTTTAGAAGTAATTGCTCAACAGTCGTTAAACAACACTTTACATCCTGCCTTTCAAAAGATCGCCTTG tttttatctACTAATGTACCTTATAAATTCGGATggttaaacaaatattttgaggaAACATTTGCAATATTAAATGGTTTGCTACAATATCATTATTTAACATATTATG taggaATACCTTATTTTAAGAGAAAGttggaagaaaaaataacagttatCAGGATAGAACAAGCTGAAGGCGCATTAAAAAGT GATTTTGAGAGtattatgaagaaatttttgttatttacacATTCGACGTTCGAATTTGTTTGGGGGGTGTTTTtaatacataattatataaaatatatggcACAAAGTACAGAATATCAAACACCAATATATCAATTGATAGATACCAAATTAGTGTATGATAGAAATGTTGAAGATCAATCTGGTTTTTGGACGTCTCTCTTTAAAGGCAGTTTGAG TTTATCGcaaataaattttggtattaTCAGAAACGGAATTTCGACAACTTTAGAAGTGGGcgcattttttttacaatttttgcaaGTATGGAATTCACAAAAATCCAATTACAATATGACAGATTTACCAAATGTACCAGCACCGATG ttGGATAATAAGGCGAAAAAATACGAAGGAAAATGTCCTTTATGTTTAAAATCCTGGACGATACCCACAGTTTTACAAGTTTCCGG gtacattttttgtttccgGTGTATATTGAGGCATTTAAACGAGCATCAAAAATGTCCGGTGACTAGTCTTCCAGCTAAACCACTTGATATTGTGAGATTgtatattaattaa